DNA from Triplophysa rosa linkage group LG12, Trosa_1v2, whole genome shotgun sequence:
CACAAATACATACGCAACATGTCTAAGACACACCGAAAATATATCATCACATAGACGAATACACATTATGACACTGTCAAAAGACTCACTTTAACAAATGTGTTGTCAAGAGATATGTAACGCGACACATCGGATGTGATCAAACTGTTATCAGCATCCTGCGACGACTTTATCAAACATAATAAATGTTCTTACCAGAAGAGTTATGGAGGTCTTTTTTACGATGTTTGAAGGTAAAGTCTTTCTCTAAAATATTGAAGCACACGAGACGTACAAGAGACTTTGTGGAGACTTTGTTAAAGTTGCTCCCACACCCACATGAAGCTTCAGTAGCGGCCGTGCGTGCAGTCAGTGACGAAACACTTTCCGCACAGAAACCCCAATCCTACTATGGGCAGGCCGgagctcatgaatattaattacgtAGTGTGACGCTCTCCGCAACGTCCTTAAAgtgacggttcacccaaaaatgaaaattctgtcatcatttactcaccttcgagttgttccaaatatgtaaacatttctttgttctgatgaacacggagaaagatatttggaagaatgtttataaccagacagatttttttcccccattgactccatagtaggaaaagaaggcaatggtagtcaaaggtgccccagaactgtttgctgtcctacattcttcaaaatgtcttcatttgtgttcaacataacaaaaaataattttaaaaagttaattttcttactatgggagtcaatggggggcggcATAATCTTTctgattataagcattcttccaaatatctttctctgtgttcatcagaacaaagaaatgtatacagatttggaacaactcgaaggtgagtaaatgatgacagaattttcatttttgggtgaagtatccctttaatatgtaCTGCATAAGCCTTGGGCATAGTACGGTGTTATTTCTTTCCTCTCCCTTTAGCACAAATGGAAGGCAGTTTTAAATGTTAACCTTTGGTAAGTGCCGCGCTTTGCTCATCAACAAAACCAACTGTTTAATCTAttgaaaaacaatcaaaactTTGCGGGCCTGTTGCGTGTTTGTACAAATGTGCAAAAGCTGTTCGTGTGCTTGTAGTGCCACCGTGTGGTGGAAATTGTCATCGTAACGCTACAAATTAAAGTTTAACAAACGTTCAAAACGTTGCGATAAAAAAAAGCATGCTTTGACGAATACAGTagaacattttataatttaaataaggCAATTTATTCTGAAAACAACTAATTGAAAATAACATTCAACTTTAGGCACATCATGTATATTTGTCACATTATTGTGGGTTAGCAGTCTCTGGTGTGGTTGCTGATCTCTGCTCCTGTGGTTGGGGTTCGAGCTCTTGATCTGGTGCAGATGGAGGTTTTTTGGGCGTCTCAAACATCGGTCTGTACACGTACACGCCTCCCACCACTCCGACCAGGGTCGCAACTGCGATCTGATGAAAGGGAATCCGTCTTCCGAACATGATTTTATCTTATAACAAGAAACCCATGAGGGAAAAACAAACCACCCAACGTCTGAAAAGGAGACATGAGGGAATTCATGAGATTTAATTGACAGATTATCTCTGCAATCTGATgcattgtgttttatatatactgtaggctATTGGATAAAAATGCAGTATTTACAATGTGGAAGAGACAGTATCGATAAACAAAGGCTACAAATATCATTTAGGACTTTTTGTTTGCTATTAATATTCGTACACTCACCTTGATAGTTTATGTCCGTTCAcctgtaataaaataatttgtttgttgtaataaaaaaaagtgttatgCCATTTAACCCACGTGGAAGCAAGGACGAATGATACGACTACGGCAACCCACTCAGACCAAAATAAATTACGCGTTTACTCTTTATTTAgacatatatttatatgaagATGCGTCAGTATTTATTCGTGTAAATCACAAAGCAAATTTATATTCAACAGACAATACCAACAATTAATCGGTATagttattaaaaatgtgctACTCTTATAATTTCCTTTCATTTGTGAGGGTAGGCATGACGTCACGACTCAAACACGGAAGAGGATGCTGCTTCTACATTTGAAGTACAAAAAACTCTGTAAATGCACAAAAAATGGCTATAAACGCCCGGTATCTAAATGCAGCACATTAGAACAGCAGTGAGCTTCATTTGGGGACATGGAGAAGATTCGCGATCGCTTTAAACAAAGCAAATCTTCGTCACGTGAGACTGTCAAACTGAGGAAAAGAAGCTCGATTCTGTACAGCACTGATGACGGcagagcaaacacacacagtaagAGTACTCACACTGGCATAAGAACACTCCAACCACATCATATTTGTTTAATCACAATCAATAAACAATAAcataacaattaaataaacccttattaaaacaatattgcATAAAAGTCAGACTTTTAATCAGCCATTAAAATGACTGTTACTAATCATCATTTTCTGGGATTTCTGCAGATGCCATTGGTGTCAGTGTCattgttttcacaattttctTTCGTCTGGTGAACTGTGTTCTGGTCCAGACCAGCTTCGTCCCGGATGAATACTGGCAGTCACTGGAGATTTCCCATCGGATGGTCTTCAAATATCCTTGTTCACACTGTGATCTGCCTTCTGCTGCTTCTCACACATTCTGACTGCTTCATCGCTACATCCGTCTGTGTGATGTATGTTTAAAGCCTATTCACTGTATAAATCTGCTACAACTGGGAATGACATCTTTAACAATTCTCACCTATGGCTACGAGACGTGGGAGTGGAGGGAAGGGATCCGTGGATACTCGTATCCTCTTCTGTTTGCTCTGATGTACAAATTCCTGCAGCTGATCAGTTATGACACAGTTCAGCTCTTGGTGAGACTTTTGCCACCTACAACTGTCGATCTCTAAtcgtaaaaacacatttattctcAAACGTGAAATACTTCCAAAtgatttacaataataaaaagagCATGATGATCTCAACTTTCCTGTATGCAGGTGTTTGTGCCTCGTGTTTTCCAAGCGCTGCTGTGTGCGTATGCTGATCTGAAGCTGTACCGTCTGGTCCTGCAGTGGGAAACTCCGGATGTGGCCAAATGGACAgtaagatgatgatgatgtacaCGAGCAATACCTCCATCAGCCTGTGTCTGTTTAATATCACATATTAGGCAAATGGATAGTTGATATGGAATACTTCAAATTCACTTGACACACTGACCGTTTCCTTATTCGTCCATACAAATGATAAGCGaagcttttattaaaaacacccCCTGTGTCTCTCAGCTCTTCTGTCAGCTGTGTTCATGGTTCACCTGGTACTGCTGCACTCGGACTCTGAGCAACACCATGGAAACGGTTCTGACCACGCTGGCGCTTTGCTTCTACCCCTTACTGGGCTCCAAAATGCACAACAGGTTGGTAACTCAGTGTCGTAGCTTCACAGTAAGCGGTGTGATGTTGAAAGTCTCCTCACGTCTCTCTGTTCTGTCCTCTTCAGCTGGAAGTATTTGTGTCTGGTGTCTCTGGCTGTCGTCGTGCGGCCCACAGCGCTCATCGTCTGGGTTCCTCTGCTGGTCTGTCATCTGTGCCGCGAACAGAACAAACCGAGACTCGTCACACAGCAGTGCTTTCCCATCGCGTAAATCACACCCTCACCTGTGATGTCCAGGAAGATTGAATCTGATGCGTTTTCTGTCTTTATGAATGTTTGTGTTCTTCTGCAGGGCTCTTACGCTGGCTGTCTCTACTCTGATCGACTCTGTGTTTTATGGAAAGGTATTTCTACTTTCGATTATGTCAAGTCCTCACAAAGTTGTTTTGTCTGGAGTATATAGTGCACATATATCAGGTGTATTCAAAATATAATATCAACTCTGATGTTTGTGTCCATCTGCAGTGGATTTGTGTCCAGTGGAATTTTCTGAAGTTGAATGTACTTGAGAGCGTGGGAGAGTTTTACGGGACTCATCCGTGGCACTGGTACTTCAGTCAGGGCTTTCTGGTGGTGATGGGTCCacatctccctctctttctgcaCGGATGCTCGCTGAGCACCAAAAAACACCGAATCCTCCTGATAACCATCATATGGACCACAGTGATATACAGGTACGCTGAATTCGACATCTTCGGcttttattttcagaaacatCTTTTAATGAAACCATGTCTTCACAGTTTCCTTGCACACAAAGAGTTCCGCTTCGTTTATCCCGTGTTGCCTTTCTGTGTCGTCTTTTGCGGTCAGTATTTGTCAATTTGGGTTATTTGGGTGGATTAGAGACCTCTCTGACGCTCTACATCTGCTCTTTTATTTGCAGGCATGTCTTTAGCGAAGCTCCAGACGTGGAGGAAACCTGCTGCTGTCCTCCTGCTGGTGTCCAATCTGATTCCTGCGTTATATACGGGTTTGATTCACCAGCGTGGAACTCTAGACGTCATGAGTGACCTGCAGCGTCTGTGTGACCTCAgcaggggtcagaggtcacctGACGTCCTGTTCCTCATGCCCTGTCACTCCACGCCACTGTACAGGTGACATTCAGCACCAGATTCAAAGTTTGACATCGGAACACTAAGAAACACCGACAAAACATGAAGAAAACATGTTGTCGATCTTTTTCGTAATACAGAGAAGGATGTTATTGCTCAGCTGCCTTTCATTTAGGcttcaaaacagaaacaaatgagacaattgttcaAGTAAGTGTgatgaaatgtttgagttcatattgagaaatatctgagacacagatgagacttaagcaaacaTTTCTCTTTCATTGAtttctaggagaaataattgagatataaCCGAGATCTcagctgtgatttttctttcttatgtaaGGGAATACACTGTCTAGAATGATATAAGTTCAGGGTCtttttatgaatgaaaagaATAAGATTGTAGTTACCCGTTGGTGTTTGTGTTTTCCAGTCATCTACACTGTCCTCTCAAACTGCGTTTTCTGGAGTGTCCACCGGACCTGATGGGAAATAAAGAGTATGTGGATGAAGCGGAGATGTTCTTCAGTGATCCTCTGAGCTGGATGAGAAGATCTTTCTCCTCTCAGGAGATGTTGCCCACTCATGTGGTGATGTTTGACTGTCTGGAGAAGGTGAACCATACACAGATATTTAACTGCAATAACAGCAGTTTACTGAATCACATTTGTCCGATTTTTGATGTattaaagtccccctgtggtgaaaatcaagtttttaatgttgtggtgttttaatatgctttaagatAAACCATCTGCAAGtgcatcattttaaaccatCGCAGAGTATTTTCTCcacaaaactgcagtttaccaaagacagtctctgttgatgacatcataaccctgtaaccagttacattaacatatttgaGTCATTAAGGATGGCGCATAGACTCGGCACTGAAACAATCGCTGCTGTTATAACTCTGCTTCTTCAATACAAGCACGCGCTGCTCACACGTTAAATGTGGCATCTATGTACCCATCATCAACGGTCCGAGCTCACGCAATTGAATGGAGGCGGGGAttcatttgcatattcatgaatcTGCGTATACGAAATAAAGCAAGGGTGTAGCAAtacattcaagtcattttaaggcAGGATCAAATTAAAACGTTTACATATGCTTTTGTAATGCTTAAAGATtagttttaagtaaaaaaagacTTTCTTCCAGATTTACAAGTTAAAGCACTGAAGAACTGTAGATCTTAAGTTGCATTCATGTGACGATGCTGGAACTTGAGTTATGAATTTCTGAATTAGGATACAAATAACCCATTGAAAATgtcaatatataaaacaaaaataaatatgattttatatatactatataaggACACAATTGCAAGGAACAGTGATAAAGAATCAGTGTATCAGCAAATCTAGAAGTATTATGTATATTTTCTAGGACAGATTATTTGACCACTTCGCTATTTATATCTTATATTAATGACAATCTACAATGGCACGTCTAATTGTTATTAACCAAAGAACATTCTTAAGAACATTACAGTTGCAGTTGTATTTTTTCAATCATTTGTTCAATTACTTCAAAAACTTTTAAGTATGGCTGAATACAAGACtgaatttgtttgtttctttaccCTTCAGGAGATCGCTTCATTCCTGCTGGAAAACAGATTTGCCAAACAAGCCGAGATATTTCACACTCACTTTCCTGAAGGTCGAGTCGGAGAGAACATCGTAATATACGTTAGAAACCCTTctcattattttactgtttgaaaccatcacacatactgtaaataaagcatttttgtttttgtttcacacGTCTACTTTATTTGAGAACAGCACACAAACACTTTCCAGTGTAGATTCAAAGAGGACAGTGTTTTATGAAGCAATGCAAGAGATTTATTCTGGAAATTAAGTGCACGTTTAAAAGGTGACGTGCATTTAGGTTAAATGACATTTGCGTCTTATAGCCGTTTCCAAACACACGCTTACAGGAATGTTACTCAGCCAAtgacaaaacaggaaaaaaatctgagaacaacaaacattttaaacaaactgtATTTCCTCTTCTAATGTGCATTTCCaaataaaacacatacagtagcAGCCAATAGAACAGACCACTCAAAAGCCCTGTTATCTCTTCAACAAGCAgcatttttaacatgtttttgctATTgcattatatgtaattattatcCCAAATCCTGTGAGATGAATTCAATAGAATTTAtcaatttaaaatcaaaatctttTCAATTGAATTGAACTTGGTATTTGGCCCTATAAAAACGGTATAACTTACGTTAATGATCGTGTGTCCTTTCTGTTTTGTTATCTTATTGGTTGAACGTATTTCTTTAGAAAAAGCAGCTTTGGTTAAAATTCCAACTGGTTTGTGGTTTATGatctaaatgtaaaagtaatttGTCCCACGTTTTCTTCATAACTTAGTCTGAATGCCTAAATTGTCTAAAACAATAATTCAATCTAAAGTGCATTTTGGATGCTCAGactcaaaaacacagaaaaagaagcACATACACTAAAACATCATTCATCCAGCGTCAGAACGTTTACGTTGTGCACCAAAATCTGAGAAAAGTGAACCTAAAGTAGCTTCTCTAAGACAATTAGCCAAAACGTGTAGCATCATTAAGAGTGAGCGTGAGGAGTTCTCTAATATTTGGGATCGAAGGGCATTGGCCCCAGCTCGATTTTAACATCTGCAAAGTGTCGACTGGAATCACGACCCGACTGCATCCATCTCTTTGCTCTCTGTGGACGAGGTCGCGTCTGCTGCTGCTTCCTCTGTTGCCGTTGGCCGTGACGCCATGCCTTGCCCTTTGACCCCGGCCTTTCTAAGGGTCGACTGTAAATTTACAAACAGGAGATTGTTTAGGGTTTACCATAAAGCCTCATGCGTGGTTCATGCGCGTGTCAGCATGCGACTCTATTGTTTCTCAGACCTacagacagaaacaaacacGACATGGAAGCATTGAACGATTACTGAtggataaaaatgttttcaatttgTGTTTCACTCAGAAAGGGATCATAACAGTAAATTGAGCTGTTAATGCTGTTTTACCCTGACTGTGACTTTACCAGCTGAATTTTCAAACATTAAGTTTCTATATCATGAATTCAGATATGTAAGCTTTAATCAAATTCAAAAGGATCGTGAATATCAAATATTTATGTGCCAATTTCAATGATTTTGCAGGAAATATTTGACATGTTTTATCCACAGCGCTTTTTTACtctaaagcaaaaacaaagacatttatggcGTATCAAAAATATATCAAGatatcacatttttattataacgCCCAGCCTCCCACAAGACTGTACAAAGTCAGCTCACCTCGGTCCAAAGTATTTTAAGTAAGTATCTCCAAAAATGTGCCTGTAGATATAATCGTCCAGATCTTCAAACACGTCATCGTCGTGATATTCATCCATTTCCTCAAGATAATCCTCAACTCCGCTGACGAAGTCCGTGAACAGCATCCGGTCATGAATGAAGACTCCGTCGTGGAAGAAATTCTGGATGAAGCTCTCCAGTTCTCTCCAGTGATGGAAATGGCTCACCTCTTTCTGCAGGTAACTCCGCAGAAGTTCATTAAACTCATCCGCTCGGATGGGATCCATCGCCTTATTAAACAGACTCATGGACTCCTGATAAGCACAATCGAATACCCCCGAACAGCCTTTGGGCGGAGCTTTCTGAGTGCCGGGTTTGCGTGTGTTGCGGTCGGTGTGAAACGAGTCGTCGGTGGATTTGCGAGGGTGTCGGTGTAAAGGTTTCTGAGGTTGCGAGTGGACGTCTTCTGCACGTTTGTTGCCCTGCTCTTGCTGAAAGGTTTGACGCTCGGGTTTGGCGTCTTTTCGCTCTTGAAATCTCTTCTCGTGGTTAAACACGCCGGAGGCGGAGTCTTTAAAGTGTCTGAACGTAGACTGCACAGAGTCGGAAAACTTCCTGAGGTTTTCCTTCACCGCCTCTTTGGCTTTCTTGATCTGTTCTTTGTGATGATGCACAAACTCTTTGGTGGAATTCTTGATGGCATCGAAGGTTCCCTTCACCTTTCCCATCACCCCTTCCTTCGGGATCTTAGTCTTCACGTCTCTGTCACCTTTGGCACGCTCCTCCTTCGACTCCACGTAAAGTCTCTCCCAAAGATCCGAGCGCTGCTGCTCGAACTTCAGCTTGTTCTCCAGCTCCAAGAGTCGAGTCTGCAGTTTTTCTGTCTCCGCATCCATCTGGTTCTCATCCACGTCATCGTTCTGACTTAATTCCTCAAGTTCCTCTTTCAGTTTGTCCGTTACCTTTCGTTCTTCGTCGAGTTCTTTCCGCAGCGTCTGAGCTTCAGCCATCAGCGCCTCTCTCTGGTTCACGAAGCTCTTCAGCTTCTGTCTCTCCTCCTGCAGGTGACCCTTCAGCCTTTGGTTTTCTGTCAGGATAGAGTCTGTTCCCGCTCCTCTCTCCTCCAGTTCTCTCACCTGTGTGCGCAGGTCCCTCAGTTCCTCCTGCAGGGCCGAGAATGACGCCTCCTCTCGCTCCAGACGGATTTTCAGCTTCTGGTTTTCTGCCGTCAGGTCTTTCTGTCGGGATTCCATCTCACGCTTGGCTTGGGCCAGTTTCTCATACAGATCTTGTCGCTGGGCCTGTTTCGAAAAAGAAATCGTTTCATGTCATGAGTCATTGCACATATTGTCATGTTTACGTGAGATCATCTCAACACTCTACAGTACGGAAATAACCGGTGAATTTTGTTGCAGCAACACTTTCTATCAGTTTCAGACGAGGAATCCCGTGATTTTATTATGATTCTAAGACGCATGTTATACCTGCAGCTCTTCTTGTTTGGCTCGAAGATGTTGGTTTTCTTTAGTGATTTTTGCCATCGTGTTTGTGAGACTCAGCACCATGTCCTGCTTCTCCTCTAGGTCTTCTCTTAGATCCTCAACCACCTCCTAATCGCATGAAGATCAAAGTCAGAAAGGCTTTAGAAAAGATCCATGCATGAAAATAACTACTTGGAAAAAAAACGAAAGGCACAGAAAGCCTGAGACAAATAGTGTGAAAAAAGTGTGATTTGGGCTATTGCATCCGAGGGCTTGTTCAAGCATATCCATATTAAGATTTTTCTTGATTTTAATTCaactgtcattttaaaaacTGTAGATTTCAATTAAACTGGATTCTCCGGATATAGGAATTATCAAATAAGGAAAGGGTATAGGCAATATCCGTCATACCTTACCACTACTCTGACAATACAACGGGATTATTTGAACTGTTTAAGTAAAAAGACGCAGTCATtacatgacattacatttattcattcagtgcaataaaacatgtctcacaaagcctactacagtgtacagagctaaggtttttaagattttttttatcaatatcAAGTCAATATAAAAGATCAGCACACGGCAGAACCAGAAGCTGGAACAAATTTCACCAAAGAGAGCTAAACACAGTTTAAATGAGTTAAACACAATATCTCCATTACATTGCCTTTTACTCTATTTTACTCTGAGATGAATCAAATACCATTAAAGCCATAGTCTGTCACGGACCTTATTGACAACGTCCATCTCTCTCTTACACGGCACGTCCAGCTCACTCGAACAAATCTTCTCCACAATCATCTTCCGTTCCTGAATCTGAATCGTGCCtggaacacaaaaacacacacagacttaaTCATAATCTTTCTCATGGATTTCCTGATATTAACTGATCCTGTCAGTTCTCTTCAAACTCTTTTAAACACTACAAACAGAAGCACGTGACGGAGAGGTGGATGGCTCACCGCAGAAGTGTCCGAAGCCCATGCTGATGGCGATGAGCAGCGCTAACAGAATACATTTGTTCAGAGTGCCGCTGATCTGACCGGGAGCGGCCGAACGCAGGTCCACATGCGCCTGAATCTCCTGATGAACAACAGAGATGTGTAGAAACCATCCTTATAGCAGTTATTAAAGAATCATGGCTGTCTGTAGCATGAGGCACTAACAGTAAGAACGACCCGATGACCCAGAGAAAGGCCGGGATGTCTGATCTGCTGATTTAAACGCGTTACCATGGTAACAATATCTAGCAGGTTAACAAAGATGATGCTGAGTTCaagttaaaaagttaaaatgacAAACTATCGTAAAACAATGTCAAATTCAATGAGAGAGAAACATTTGTTCTCTACGCctgaaacatttaataaaaaacggcaacattctctttctctcaaacAAACACCTAAAAGACCTTTACACAAAATCCTTCATTCCTATTTTgtgaattttaaaatgcaagAAAGAATATTGGCAAGGCCGATAAAAAAAGGGCCCTGATGATGTAGGAGTGATGGTGACGGCACATGATTGTTTACGGCACCTCGTCTCGTCTCCTGTGAGTCTCCTGCGGGTCTCCAGACTCTGAGCCTGTTGTGCTCCTCCTGACTCTGCGTCTTCTCATCACAGGACTGCTCTTCGTCTCATCCtcatcctcctcatcctcactGCTGCTGCTGACGTCTCGCTGCACGGCCTGGTCCACAGGGAAAACTGGGggtggacagaaaacacacactttattcAAATCAACACACACATCCAGTGTTGTGTGaagccagccaatcagattaaaaCTGATCACTTGTTTTACACCATGAAGACATCATATGGGCTGTTTTCAGGTGGAGCCACTAAAAAAACCCACGGAGGTCATTTcataaaaccacacacacacagccctaATGTCAATGCAGTATATCAGGACAGAAGAGCTCCGCATTAGAAAGCATTTctgcacgcatgcacgcacgcacctTCAGAACTAAATCAAAACCGCTGGTTTTGAGCACAAACACACTGCACCACAGTCACGTGTTTAGAAAGATGAAAATCGTGCACATGCTTGCTGACGTTTCTGTGAATACATCTTGTATATATCCATTATTCTCAAACCGTTACTAGAGCAATAGGAGTGTcacaataaatgtatatatacagtatattctccAGCAGTCCTGGTTAACACATTTGCACACGTTTTACATTTCGCTTTTATATATTTGCTCATATTTTAAGTgtcaaaaaaacataaacatataatAATATTGTTACTTTTGTATAATAACATTAGCAAGTAGGAGTACAGTAGGAGTTCCTCAGGCAACATTAATCGTGTGGTTTGTGCCACACATAGGTAATACATTCAGAACCCTTTTTGACATTATAAAGATCATTGTGAAGAGTGTGCTGTGAATAACTCCAGCGATGTTGCTCTgctgttgctaaggtgtttgggtggttgctagggcattggAACGCAGTTGGTGGCATTTACGTCAAAAGATCTCAACACCAACAATGAATCGTTCATCACATCAGCGTATTCCTAGATATTCTGATCTCTGGAGAGATCAATCAATGTTTCTTCTTTCACCAGGAGGAATAAGCACACCTCTCCACGCATTAGAGGATTTCTTTAAATCACTGTGTCTGAGTAACATTATTCATGTTTGTCACTTTTTGTAATGCAAGCGGCAGTGATTGGCTGAGAGTTTCATCAGCCGGGCTAATGTGGCACAACCTATTTCTGCCACATCActgaacgcacacacaaaacacacacacacggggcTTTTCCTCAGAGGTTAATCAGCATGCTCACAGCCCTGGAgcacctgagagagagagtgagagagagtcgTGCAGATGACTCCCATAACCCCACAGCGTCCTGGAAAATCCCCATCCACTCCTCCACCAACCTGCAGCTcgcaggagaaagagagagagaacactgACGCTCAACTGAACTGATGACGGATTTCATAGTTCTCTCGCCAAA
Protein-coding regions in this window:
- the LOC130563325 gene encoding protein PIGBOS1 → MFGRRIPFHQIAVATLVGVVGGVYVYRPMFETPKKPPSAPDQELEPQPQEQRSATTPETANPQ
- the pigb gene encoding GPI mannosyltransferase 3, translating into MEKIRDRFKQSKSSSRETVKLRKRSSILYSTDDGRANTHNAIGVSVIVFTIFFRLVNCVLVQTSFVPDEYWQSLEISHRMVFNYGYETWEWREGIRGYSYPLLFALMYKFLQLISYDTVQLLVFVPRVFQALLCAYADLKLYRLVLQWETPDVAKWTLFCQLCSWFTWYCCTRTLSNTMETVLTTLALCFYPLLGSKMHNSWKYLCLVSLAVVVRPTALIVWVPLLVCHLCREQNKPRLVTQQCFPIAALTLAVSTLIDSVFYGKWICVQWNFLKLNVLESVGEFYGTHPWHWYFSQGFLVVMGPHLPLFLHGCSLSTKKHRILLITIIWTTVIYSFLAHKEFRFVYPVLPFCVVFCGMSLAKLQTWRKPAAVLLLVSNLIPALYTGLIHQRGTLDVMSDLQRLCDLSRGQRSPDVLFLMPCHSTPLYSHLHCPLKLRFLECPPDLMGNKEYVDEAEMFFSDPLSWMRRSFSSQEMLPTHVVMFDCLEKEIASFLLENRFAKQAEIFHTHFPEGRVGENIVIYVRNPSHYFTV